A stretch of Henckelia pumila isolate YLH828 chromosome 4, ASM3356847v2, whole genome shotgun sequence DNA encodes these proteins:
- the LOC140860709 gene encoding cucumisin-like → MGSPTSLAWPLLITLFYSVLLIACNAAKDGDQKVYIVYMGDLPKGELSAAAHHLSMLQSIMGRPASESWLYSYRRSFNGFVAKLTVEEKNKIASLDGVVSVFASMKKQLHTSRSWDFLGFPETSPRSAKESDVIVGMLDTGIWPESASFDDKGLSPPPSKWKGSCQSSSNFTCNNKIIGAKYYHSEGAISPPDIPSPRDSEGHGSHTASTATGDSVAGASLYGLGSGTVRGAAPSARLAVYKICWSDGCSDADILAAFDDAIADGVDVISISVGGFFPSDYFEDPIAIGAYHAMKNGVLTSNSAGNSGPDPESIVNFSPWSLSVAANVIDRKFLAKVQLGNGKTYEGVSVNTFDLEGSSYPLTYGGGCDSLDPEAVKGTVVLCDVLNDSEPAAGANATGTIMQDDGFKDYAFSFPISASYLGSSDGAEVFQYFNSTSKPIATIFKSASVNETLAPFVVSFSSRGPNPITKGIMKPDLSAPGVDILAAWSEATTVTGSPEDTRVVPYNIISGTSMSCPHASGAAAYVKSFNPTWSPSAIKSALMTTATPLSVKTNTDAEFAYGSGQINPLQAKSPGLIYDLAESDYISFLCGQGYSSKNLKLITGENITCSSAKNATVYDLNYPSFAPFATSGTSASGTFHRTVTNVGSATSTYTSIVLAPSGVRITVEPSTLTFESLGEKKTFVVTVTATIGDSVQSGSLVWYDGVHRVRSPIVVPASDS, encoded by the exons ATGGGCTCTCCAACATCTCTAGCATGGCCTCTTTTGATCACTCTCTTCTATTCTGTGCTACTGATCGCCTGCAATGCTGCAAAAGATGGCGACCAAAAG GTGTACATTGTGTACATGGGTGATCTTCCAAAAGGTGAATTATCGGCAGCGGCGCATCATTTGAGCATGTTACAATCCATTATGGGAAG GCCGGCATCGGAATCTTGGCTTTACAGCTACAGAAGAAGCTTCAATGGCTTTGTTGCAAAGCTGACTGTGGAAGAGAAAAACAAAATTGCCA GCCTCGACGGAGTCGTCTCCGTGTTCGCTAGCATGAAAAAACAGCTGCACACCTCGAGGTCATGGGATTTCTTGGGGTTCCCCGAGACATCTCCGAGGTCGGCCAAGGAGAGCGATGTCATCGTCGGAATGCTTGACACCGGAATTTGGCCGGAGTCGGCTAGTTTCGATGACAAAGGGCTTAGTCCACCACCAAGCAAATGGAAGGGAAGTTGCCAATCCTCCTCTAACTTCACTTGCAACAA CAAAATCATCGGAGCAAAGTATTACCACAGTGAGGGAGCAATCAGTCCACCAGATATTCCATCTCCGAGAGACTCGGAAGGGCATGGAAGTCACACAGCTTCCACAGCAACCGGGGACTCGGTAGCTGGCGCGAGCTTGTATGGACTTGGATCAGGAACCGTAAGAGGCGCCGCGCCTTCTGCTCGCCTAGCAGTCTACAAAATATGTTGGTCTGATGGTTGTTCGGATGCTGATATTCTTGCAGCATTCGACGACGCAATCGCTGATGGAGTCGACGTGATCTCTATTTCTGTCGGAGGGTTCTTCCCTTCTGATTACTTCGAAGATCCCATCGCCATTGGGGCATACCACGCAATGAAAAACGGAGTGCTCACATCAAATTCTGCGGGAAATTCCGGGCCTGACCCTGAATCCATTGTTAACTTCTCCCCTTGGTCACTCTCAGTTGCTGCGAATGTCATAGATAGGAAATTCTTGGCTAAGGTTCAATTGGGAAATGGTAAAACTTATGAG GGAGTGAGTGTAAACACATTTGACCTCGAGGGCAGCTCGTACCCATTAACCTATGGTGGAGGTTGCGATTCCCTGGACCCCGAAGCAGTGAAAGGTACCGTTGTCCTTTGCGACGTTTTGAATGATTCAGAGCCAGCAGCAGGTGCAAACGCTACCGGAACCATAATGCAGGACGATGGCTTCAAGGATTACGCCTTCTCTTTTCCAATATCAGCTTCATACTTGGGATCAAGCGATGGTGCTGAagtttttcaatatttcaaCTCCACTAG TAAACCAATAGCAACCATATTCAAAAGCGCCTCGGTAAACGAGACATTGGCTCCATTTGTGGTGTCTTTCTCATCAAGAGGACCAAATCCCATCACAAAGGGCATCATGAAA CCTGATCTTAGTGCTCCGGGAGTAGACATTCTAGCAGCATGGTCTGAAGCCACAACTGTGACAGGATCACCGGAGGATACTAGGGTTGTACCATATAACATTATATCCGGGACATCTATGTCTTGCCCTCATGCTTCTGGAGCCGCGGCTTATGTTAAATCCTTCAACCCGACGTGGTCTCCCTCCGCCATCAAGTCTGCTTTAATGACTACTg CTACTCCATTGAGTGTGAAAACAAACACCGATGCCGAATTCGCATATGGCTCAGGCCAGATCAACCCCCTTCAGGCCAAATCCCCTGGCCTCATATACGACCTGGCAGAATCAGACTACATAAGTTTCCTCTGCGGCCAAGGCTACAGCAGCAAGAACTTGAAACTCATCACGGGAGAAAACATCACTTGCTCCTCGGCCAAAAACGCGACCGTTTACGACCTGAACTACCCATCCTTCGCCCCCTTCGCCACATCAGGCACCTCGGCCAGCGGAACCTTCCATCGGACGGTCACAAACGTAGGCTCCGCGACATCGACATACACATCAATAGTGTTGGCACCATCCGGAGTCAGGATCACCGTCGAGCCGAGCACTCTGACGTTCGAGTCTCTTGGAGAGAAAAAGACCTTTGTTGTCACGGTTACAGCGACTATAGGGGACTCGGTGCAGTCGGGTTCTTTGGTGTGGTATGATGGGGTTCACCGAGTCAGGAGCCCCATTGTAGTTCCCGCTTCagattcttga